A region of the Mesoterricola sediminis genome:
CAACGCCTCCAGCCGCGACACCGGCGTGGAGCTGGTGGCCTCGTACAGCTTCCCCACCGGCACGCGGCTCTCCGTCATCGGGGAACAGCTGCGGTACCGCACCGACGACACGGTGGCCGGGAACATCAACGCCTACAAGCGCGCCGCCTGGTACGCCCTCCTCCAGCAGCGCGCCGGCGCCCACCAGGTATGGGCGGCCTTCGGCAGCGCCGCCGCGGGCAGCTGCGGCCGCGTCGGCGGGGGCGCCGCGAGCACGGACGGCCTGGGCGGCCGCGAATATTCCCTCGGATATTCCTACAGCCTGAGCCGCGCCGCGGACCTCTTCGCGGCCTGCTACGGCATGCGCAACGACCGCTCCGCCCAGTACGCCGTCTTCCCCAGCCCGGGCACCGTCGCCCCCGGCGCGGATACCCGCGGCCTCGGCGTGGGCCTGCTCTTCACCTTCTAGACATCGTGGATGGGCCCCGCAACGGATGAGGGGCCAATCCACGATGTCCTGCCGCGCCCGGGGGGCCGGACTTCCCCGGAATCACAAGGGGATTCCGGCCTTTCGCCCCGGAGTGAAAAACTTTGCGAAACGGCGTGGCGCCTAGGTTTTCCGCGGCATTGCCGAGGTTTCCGCAGGCCCTGCGGAAACCGGTGCCGCCGGTTCCTTCGGTTCCCATGCGAGGCAACGCCAGGACCGGATTGCACACTTTTGAGGGCACCCCGACCCGCGAAGAGGTCTCAAGGGGCGCGGGATCCCGCACCGGGCCGGCCCCGGGAAAGCAGGCCGAGGGGGCCGCCAGGAAAAAGCCGCTGGCCGCCCCTTCGGCCTCACTCCCTGGCCCCTCGCCAGGGGCCTTTCCGGCACACTGGTGGATGATGCATCTCGACTTGCCTTCCCTGGTCTTCCTTCAGGGGCTCTTCATCCTGGCCCAGGTCACAGCGCTCGCGGTCCAGTACCGGGGGAGCCGGGCCTATGCCGGAACGGGCTGGTGGCTGGCGGGGTCCACCGCCTTCGCGGCGGGGTTCTTCTTCCTGATCGCGAACCATGCCCTGGGCTGGTGGGTGCTCGGCGTCCTCGGCAACCCCATGCTGATGGTGGCCCATCTGGGCTTCCTGGTGGGCACCCTGCGCTTCCTGGAACGGCCGGACCGCTTGCGGTGGGCCCTGGCGGCCCTGGGGGCCGCGGTGGCCGTCTACGAGGTCTTCCTCATCCTCTTCCCGTCCATCACCCTCCGCACGGCCCTGGTCTCCGCCGTCATCGGCGGGTTCGACCTGGCCACGGCCCGGGCCCTCCTGGGCCTCCAGGGGCGCCGGATCGCCCAGCCGGCCCGCTTCACGGCCATCGTGTTCCTGGCCCACGGCGCCTTCCTGCTGATCGTGGCCGGCTTCACCCTCGTCCGGACCCCCATCCAGACCTACCACGACTACGCGCTGGTCCAGCGGCTCGTATTCGTGCTGCCGGCCGTCGCCAGCACCCTGTGGACCTTCGGATTCATCCTCCTCCTGAACAAGCGCCTGGACGCCGAACGCCTGGATTCCCAGACCCAATGGCGCCGGACCCTGCAGGAAAAGGCGGACCTGGAGCTCCGGAACCAGCAATTGCAGAAGGCGGAGAGCCTGGCCCGCATGGCCGGAGCCATCGCCCACCACTACAACAACCGCCTGCAGGCCGTCATGACGGGCCTGGACCTCCTGGAGACCGCGGCCCCCGGCCCCGCCTTCGAGCGGGCCCTGGCCAAGACCAAACGCGCCACGGAACACGCCTCGGAGATGGCCCGGCACATGCTCTTCTACCTGGGCCGCGCCTCCCTTGACCTGGCGTCGCAGGACCTTTCCGCCCTCTGCCGGCCCCACCTGGCCGCGATGGAACCCACCCTGCCGCCCCAGGTCCACCTCCGGACCCTCCTGCCCGACCCCGGCCCCCGCGTCCACGCCAACGCCGAGCACCTCCTGGTGGCCCTGGCCAACCTGGCCGAGAACGCCC
Encoded here:
- a CDS encoding sensor histidine kinase; this translates as MPSLVFLQGLFILAQVTALAVQYRGSRAYAGTGWWLAGSTAFAAGFFFLIANHALGWWVLGVLGNPMLMVAHLGFLVGTLRFLERPDRLRWALAALGAAVAVYEVFLILFPSITLRTALVSAVIGGFDLATARALLGLQGRRIAQPARFTAIVFLAHGAFLLIVAGFTLVRTPIQTYHDYALVQRLVFVLPAVASTLWTFGFILLLNKRLDAERLDSQTQWRRTLQEKADLELRNQQLQKAESLARMAGAIAHHYNNRLQAVMTGLDLLETAAPGPAFERALAKTKRATEHASEMARHMLFYLGRASLDLASQDLSALCRPHLAAMEPTLPPQVHLRTLLPDPGPRVHANAEHLLVALANLAENALEAMGEAGGDLRVQVGQGPAAAIPAAHRFPVGWQPEAGDHAWLEVADAGVGIEPADMEKLCDPFYSTKFTGRGLGLAVVLGIAQAHGGGMTVTSRPGGGSAFRIHLPVAGEA